In Catharus ustulatus isolate bCatUst1 chromosome 29, bCatUst1.pri.v2, whole genome shotgun sequence, the following are encoded in one genomic region:
- the NFILZ gene encoding NFIL3 like protein: MENFLVPRSELVLQQGRAQLLLGKAGGHARRKREFMPDHKKDTMYWEKRRKNNEAAKRSREKRRLNDVAMESQLAALSRENAVLRTELLSLKLRFGLLSPEPSPYQGHPLGLYLRGHRAASPLLAMEPFVGDSCCPAQKSFVPKVLELAEFPCKTFNPSTNILSCNSKPIPMDTPGLQQPKRFEESFSPKRFEESFSPKRFDASFSPKRFDASFSPTVCSPFLSYPCPDKHPFPCPWLGSACFLCPSPGSTEARKESSTAVSDEDDEQQVPKTSPPVPSCSLPCPSEEQLKGRSFAALPHKLRIKSKALGRIPPWEG, from the exons ATGGAGAACTTCCTGGTGCCTCGGAGcgagctggtgctgcagcagggccgggcccagctgctgctggggaaggcgGGCGGTCACGCCCGCAGGAAGAGGGAGTTCATGCCGGACCACAAGAAGGACACCATGTACTGGGAGAAGAGGCGCAAGAACAACGAGGCCGCCAAGCGCTCGCGGGAGAAGCGGCGCCTCAACGACGTGGCCATGGAGAGCCAGCTGGCAGCGCTGAGCCGCGAGAACGCCGTGCTCAGGACCGAGCTGCTCTCCCTCAAGCTGCGCTTTGGGCTCCTcagccccgagcccagcccCTACCAGGGTCACCCCCTCGGGCTCTACCTCAGGGGGCACCGAGCAGCCTCACCCCTGCTGGCCATGGAGCCCTTTGTTGGTgactcctgctgccctgcacagaagAGTTTTGTGCCCAAGGTGCTGGAACTGGCTGAGTTTCCTTGCAAAACCTTCAACCCCTCCACAAACATCCTCAGCTGCAACTCCAAACCCATTCCCATGGACACACCTGGCCTCCAGCAACCCAAAAGGTTTGAGGAATCTTTCAGCCCTAAACGGTTTGAGGAATCTTTCAGCCCCAAAAGGTTTGATGCATCCTTCAGCCCCAAAAGGTTCGATGCATCCTTCAGCCCCACGGTTTGCTCCCCATTCCTCAGCTACCCCTGCCCAGACAAAcaccccttcccctgcccttggctgggcagtgcctgcttCTTGTGCCCATCCCCTGGCAGCACCGAGGCCAGGAAGGAGAGCAGCACCGCAGTGTCggatgaagatgatgagcaACAAGTACCCAAAACTTCTCCTcctgtgccctcctgcagcctgccctgcccctcagaagagcagctgaaggGCCGGAGCTTTGCTGCCCTCCCACACAAGCTCCGAATTAAGAGCAAAGCCCTGGGCA gaattcctccctgggagggt